In the genome of Leptospira sanjuanensis, one region contains:
- a CDS encoding helix-turn-helix domain-containing protein, whose amino-acid sequence MFNFNNFSEIVSSLFFSEIHLFYAHAAGVGTGIVMAIVKLYSGKRDEFSKAYGTILLSVSIFLMVNNKVIFPQESDPRLEKDPLFLGIYFGLVLYASSAVLICIRFVLDRLHNPWFYCKRLIVIIPIAMGSAFAVPGTIFICICDSIAVSLMSYTTVWSIIEIRSSAKPRVFFNFPFITSAITLSLILDLLGTVLHSTRILMFSELIPGIMIAYITLIERFYPILFSRAYGESNKEFVDSHSLVDSPVEDLMESEMLSEGSRNILEGVELEKIEERINSFLQVRGYADEELRLPDFASYLGLSTHQASYYLNKHMSMKFADFLNMNRIEDVKRNLRNKSHMNLLQIALECGFNSASSFHRACVKFTGKSPREFRKLINSQN is encoded by the coding sequence ATGTTTAATTTCAATAACTTCTCCGAGATTGTATCTTCTCTATTTTTTTCCGAGATTCATCTGTTCTACGCGCACGCGGCCGGCGTCGGAACGGGAATCGTGATGGCGATCGTAAAACTGTATTCGGGCAAAAGGGACGAATTCAGTAAGGCCTATGGAACGATTCTTCTCAGCGTCAGCATCTTTTTGATGGTGAACAACAAGGTCATCTTCCCGCAGGAATCGGACCCGCGATTGGAAAAAGATCCTCTCTTTCTAGGAATTTATTTCGGTCTTGTTCTGTATGCGTCTTCCGCGGTTTTGATTTGTATCCGTTTCGTCCTCGATCGCCTACACAACCCTTGGTTTTACTGCAAGCGACTGATCGTAATCATCCCGATTGCGATGGGAAGCGCCTTCGCGGTTCCAGGAACGATTTTCATTTGTATTTGCGATTCGATCGCGGTTTCTCTGATGTCTTACACGACCGTTTGGTCCATCATAGAAATTCGATCTTCCGCAAAGCCCCGTGTTTTCTTTAACTTTCCTTTTATTACCTCTGCGATTACGCTTTCGCTGATTTTGGACTTGCTCGGAACCGTTCTGCATTCCACGAGAATTCTGATGTTTTCCGAGCTGATTCCGGGAATTATGATCGCGTATATCACTTTGATCGAACGGTTTTATCCGATTCTTTTCAGCCGCGCGTATGGAGAATCGAACAAGGAGTTTGTGGACAGTCATTCGTTGGTTGATTCTCCCGTGGAAGATCTGATGGAATCGGAGATGCTTTCGGAAGGTTCTAGAAACATTTTAGAAGGAGTGGAACTGGAGAAGATCGAAGAAAGAATCAATTCCTTTCTTCAAGTGAGAGGTTACGCGGACGAAGAGTTGCGTTTGCCGGACTTTGCTTCCTATCTCGGACTTTCCACGCACCAAGCTTCGTATTATCTCAACAAACACATGTCCATGAAGTTTGCGGACTTCTTGAACATGAATCGGATCGAAGACGTTAAACGGAATCTAAGAAACAAGTCTCATATGAATTTATTGCAGATCGCTTTAGAATGCGGGTTCAACTCCGCTTCTTCCTTTCATCGAGCTTGTGTTAAATTTACGGGGAAGTCTCCGAGAGAATTTCGAAAACTAATCAATTCTCAGAATTGA
- a CDS encoding AraC family transcriptional regulator gives MANILDSMLNEEILLSLIRFGAGFALVLGIGSWIRANRQIDYLVSTVLVLTAIFQFVDESSLNWVTLPWLRKFLFLIDIIALAASGTIVFLISTMIFKKFSTLPLIYYWNLLGPFILALPIATFYEQQGTQELEFFLFAADLYVFVYFVIAVANVFIDKKYESSSFSFRTILTLVILISLCIPLEILGIVFENKILVLLSSVHTTFAVVFYYFLTLIHPNLLDFLTIEPGKNLVKRSLLHDVDINALEEKLAHIIKEERIYLDEDIRLPDVSEELGISVHQLSFFLNNHLGINFNNYINRFRVEEAKSMLLNDPARSVVSVGIAVGFNSNSSFYKAFLKETGMSPKQFRETQPKVLHFQSSSADIQFRN, from the coding sequence ATGGCGAATATTTTAGATTCAATGTTAAATGAAGAAATCTTATTGAGCTTGATAAGATTTGGAGCGGGCTTTGCCTTAGTCCTGGGAATTGGAAGTTGGATTCGTGCGAACAGACAGATCGATTATCTGGTATCGACCGTCTTGGTATTGACGGCGATTTTTCAGTTCGTCGACGAATCGAGCCTGAATTGGGTCACTCTTCCCTGGCTTCGTAAATTTCTCTTTTTGATCGATATCATCGCTTTAGCCGCAAGCGGCACGATCGTATTTCTGATCTCAACGATGATCTTTAAGAAGTTTTCGACCCTTCCTCTCATCTATTATTGGAATCTGTTGGGGCCTTTTATTCTCGCGCTGCCGATCGCGACGTTTTACGAGCAACAAGGCACTCAAGAGCTGGAATTCTTCTTATTTGCGGCCGATTTGTATGTTTTCGTCTATTTCGTAATTGCGGTAGCCAATGTATTTATCGACAAAAAATACGAATCTTCTTCGTTCAGTTTTCGGACAATTCTTACGCTGGTGATCTTGATTTCGCTGTGTATTCCCTTGGAAATCCTCGGAATCGTGTTTGAAAACAAGATTCTCGTGCTTCTTTCCAGCGTCCACACCACGTTTGCGGTCGTTTTTTACTACTTTCTGACTCTCATCCATCCGAATCTTTTGGATTTTTTAACGATCGAACCCGGCAAAAACCTAGTCAAACGTTCCCTTTTACACGACGTAGACATCAACGCGTTGGAAGAAAAACTCGCGCATATCATCAAAGAGGAAAGAATTTATTTGGATGAAGACATCCGCCTCCCCGACGTTTCGGAAGAACTCGGAATTTCCGTTCATCAGCTTTCCTTTTTTCTGAATAATCATCTTGGAATCAATTTCAACAACTATATCAATCGTTTCCGGGTGGAAGAAGCCAAGTCGATGTTGTTGAACGACCCGGCTCGTTCGGTTGTTTCGGTCGGAATCGCCGTCGGTTTCAATTCCAATTCTTCTTTTTATAAGGCTTTTTTAAAGGAGACGGGAATGTCACCGAAACAGTTTCGGGAAACTCAGCCCAAAGTGCTTCACTTTCAGTCTTCATCGGCGGACATTCAATTTAGAAATTAA